Genomic window (Sediminispirochaeta smaragdinae DSM 11293):
GGAAACCCAGAATACAGGTAATTGGCAGCTACGCTGTGGGGATGACCATGGGAACGGACCGGTTTCCCAAGGAGGGCGAAACCGTACCTGGCTACGGCTTTTGTCAGCTGCACGGAGGAAAAGGTTCAAACCAGGCCGTCGGTGCGGCAAGGGGTGGGGGGGAAGTCCATTTTACTTCCTGCATCGGCCGGGATCGAATGGGAGACGATGCGATATCGATGCTCCGCAAAGAAGGAATCGGAACCGAAACGGTGTTTAGAAACTCCGAGGCCTCTACAGGAGTAGGCTTTGTCATGGTCGGTTCCAGTGGGGAGAATGAAATTCTTATCGATTTGGGGGCAAACGAAAAACTGGGCCGAGACCATATCGATACGATTTTTACTTCTTCTCCACTCCCTGAGATCATCCTGGTGCAGCTTGAGGCAAACCTCGATGCTGTTCACTATGCCATCAGACGTGCAGACGAAAAAGGCATTCCCGTGGTCCTCAATCCGGCACCCTTTCGTGCCGTTCCCGATGAAATGGTTGCTGCGGCAAGCTACATCACCCCGAATCAAACCGAAGCCCAGTCACTCCTTGGTAAAAATGCCGATCCCCAGATCCTCTGCAAGGAGCTGACCGCAAAATATGGCAACACCGTTATTCTGACCGCCGGTAAGCATGGTGCTTTCATCATGGAAGATGGCGAAGCGGTGGCTATTCCTGTTCCCGAAGTGACGGTGAAGGATACCACGGGAGCGGGAGACTGCTTTAATGCAGCCCTTACCGTCGCCTTGGCAGAGGGGAAGGGACTTCGCGATGCCGTCACCTTTGCCAATGCGGCAGCAAGCCTTTCGGTTCAGGTTCCGGGGGTTATTGAATCCCTGCCCTTCAGGGACGCGGTCGAAGATTTCTTAAAACAGCAACGTTAGAAATACGTTGACCACTTTTATACAACACGAGGTAGAACATGAAAAAGAGCAGAATATTGAGCAAACCCTTGAACGATGCGATTGCAGCCATGGGTCATGGCGATTTCATCATTATCTCCGATGCCGGGTTCCCCATTCCCGAAGGGAAACGGGTCGACCTTGCCATAGAGGCTGATAAACCCAGTATCACGGAAATTCTGGATCTGGTGGTTTCCGACTTCATCTACGAACGGGTGATTGTTGCCGAGGAGCAGAAAGAAAACAACCCTAATCTCTACAACGCCATTGAAAAGCTCTGTGACCGTTGCAACGTTGAAACCATTCCCCATGCCCAGCTGATTGAGCAGTATCCTGAAAAGGCCAAGTTTATTGTCAGAACAGGGGCCTTTGAACCCTGGGGAAATGTCATTCTCTGTTCCGGGGTCGATGCACCCGTATGGTTCAAGAAACCAGGAACGAAGGTTCCCGACTATTACGAGGAGCGGGCTTCCTACGAAGAAACATAATGGAGGGCATGATGGATAAGAAAGAACTTGCCGGAAAAATCCAGTTTACCGACGTTAATCCCGATCTTACGCGGGAGGGAATTGTTCGGCATCTCGAGGCATGCATGGAACTTGGGGTTCAAGCGGCCATGATCTCTCCCTGCTGGGTACCCCTTGCCAAAGAGATGCTGCAGGGAACCGGCATCAAAATCGCCACCACCGTTAATTTCCCCCAGGCAACCGACACACCGGAGATGAAGGCGGCTGTTATTCCTCTTCTTGCCAGGATGGGAGCCGATGAGTTCGATTTTCCTCCTAATCCGGCATTGTTGCTATCCGGGATGCAGGATGCATATGCAGAAGAGATTGCTCTGGTTGTCCGTGTCGCCCATGATCATGGCTTAGTCGTGAAGGCGATGCTGGAATTCGGATATCTTAAGGATCGCGGAATGAAGATCGATGCGGTGCGTCTTTCCTCCCAGGCCGGCGTGGACTGGGCAAAGAATTCCAGCGGATGGGGCAAGGGCGGCTCCCCTGCAACGGTGGAAGATATAGCTTTGCTGAAAGAGTATGTAATCCCACCTTGCCGGGTGAAGGCTTCGGGGAAGGTGAATTCCATGGTAAAGGCTCTTGCCATCCTCGAATCTGGTGCTGAGCTTATCGGTACCAGTTCGGCACGGGAGATTCTTCTCGGTGGTGAAGGTTCGAAAGACAACTATTGAAAGGAAAGAAAAATGGATTATCGAAAAAGGGTTCTTCAGGCCCTGAACCATGAAGTAAGCGACCGGACACCGGTTGATTTTCTTGCTACTCCGGAAATTTGGGAAAAACTTATCCGTCATTTCGGCATCACGCAGGCCGATACGCTTCAAGGATTTTTCGATCCCGCCTGGGAGGAGGTCCTTCGTATGCTGGATGTCGATTGCCGTGTCGTCTCCTACGATCAGTTCTGCAAGCCTCCCGAATCCCTTTTCGAGGCAGATGAACGGGAAGAGTGGTGGGACGTGATGGGGAGATCAACCCCCGCCAGGATGTGGCGACGGGTGAAGGATGGCGAGTATGCCCGTTGTATCTTCGGCCGGCTTTTTAAGCGGGTGGCGAACGAAACCGGTGTCTACGAGTCGAATGTGGATGTCCTTGCCGATGCGAGCTGCGTGGATGACCTGAAACAGC
Coding sequences:
- a CDS encoding ribokinase, with protein sequence MERKPRIQVIGSYAVGMTMGTDRFPKEGETVPGYGFCQLHGGKGSNQAVGAARGGGEVHFTSCIGRDRMGDDAISMLRKEGIGTETVFRNSEASTGVGFVMVGSSGENEILIDLGANEKLGRDHIDTIFTSSPLPEIILVQLEANLDAVHYAIRRADEKGIPVVLNPAPFRAVPDEMVAAASYITPNQTEAQSLLGKNADPQILCKELTAKYGNTVILTAGKHGAFIMEDGEAVAIPVPEVTVKDTTGAGDCFNAALTVALAEGKGLRDAVTFANAAASLSVQVPGVIESLPFRDAVEDFLKQQR
- the rbsD gene encoding D-ribose pyranase translates to MKKSRILSKPLNDAIAAMGHGDFIIISDAGFPIPEGKRVDLAIEADKPSITEILDLVVSDFIYERVIVAEEQKENNPNLYNAIEKLCDRCNVETIPHAQLIEQYPEKAKFIVRTGAFEPWGNVILCSGVDAPVWFKKPGTKVPDYYEERASYEET
- the deoC gene encoding deoxyribose-phosphate aldolase — encoded protein: MMDKKELAGKIQFTDVNPDLTREGIVRHLEACMELGVQAAMISPCWVPLAKEMLQGTGIKIATTVNFPQATDTPEMKAAVIPLLARMGADEFDFPPNPALLLSGMQDAYAEEIALVVRVAHDHGLVVKAMLEFGYLKDRGMKIDAVRLSSQAGVDWAKNSSGWGKGGSPATVEDIALLKEYVIPPCRVKASGKVNSMVKALAILESGAELIGTSSAREILLGGEGSKDNY